From the Leishmania donovani BPK282A1 complete genome, chromosome 30 genome, one window contains:
- a CDS encoding ADP-ribosylation factor-like protein produces MLRGLRNRMKRENEPRVLILGLDNAGKTTILNKLGVAEEHPVEAPEGPTQGFNVMNVNRDGKRAKLCDLGGQRALREFWEDYYANTDCIMYVVDSSDQRRLHEAHEAFVDVVKSVPKVPVLVLANKQDLATAKDPQTVAEALELSDYRDRSWHIQGCSAKSGDGLEEGVAWIFDACNVK; encoded by the coding sequence ATGCTCCGTGGTCTGCGCAATCGCATGAAGCGCGAGAATGAGCCTCGCGTGCTGATTCTCGGATTGGATAACGCGGGCAAGACGACGATTCTGAACAAGCTAGGCGTGGCTGAGGAGCACCCCGTAGAGGCACCTGAGGGACCAACGCAGGGCTTCAACGTCATGAATGTGAACCGCGACGGCAAGCGCGCCAAGCTCTGCGACTTGGGAGGTCAGCGTGCCCTGCGCGAGTTCTGGGAGGACTACTACGCCAACACAGACTGCATCATGTACGTCGTCGACTCCTCCGAccagcgtcgcctccacgAGGCGCACGAGGCGTTTGTCGATGTCGTAAAAAGCGTGCCGAAGGTGCCTGTTCTGGTGCTCGCAAACAAGCAGGACTTGGCTACCGCGAAAGACCCGCAGACGGTGGCCGAAGCGCTCGAGCTGAGCGACTACCGTGACCGCTCTTGGCACATTCAAGGGTGTAGTGCGAAGTCTGGCGATGGTCTCGAGGAGGGCGTCGCATGGATCTTCGATGCGTGCAATGTAAAGTAG
- a CDS encoding zinc-finger protein, conserved, translated as MPFRFRLRDPPSDVAFLSLVDGETLYNADGAATRDVKEATIRQMGWHRVELPQDWFLSRHALDTSRQLVQGMQCTMQYLKYCCKNEERRAQKATAQLRRCEEELIELRECVAVYKQQLRELRQERQRARSTPSRAPLTREGQASHSRGAVDTVLQLACSFCGNVYPSRHAVESHIRKRHKRLEGCAVMAAGSAAVSLKQFEAATQAPTSSAQAPPGGLFVDHAPTVLQETADKCGDRGLRKEISELRLAVAKLMEQQAALQRGMPPSYVAAAPKQSAGEAVTAGEAVASSGPLSGLQQRGSRLDEEDILLRIHRELLRTGAELQQLQSAVGRESEQGRRSAADDRGSCNLRNDLPRKQAQQQHRDPLAAPRSTRAALTLDPQSVLHGPPRTEGSDGGEAARRRGSAGESLVVVSPITPPAAARARTQHALANREDITAALKQKDVEELPLMASESPCGILSGPGASLETKPPAGAMSTMSPFPSSALGLPFGGNSVVDAAGAARITGDCSPDGLGATTRGGDGEQTASREPGATQLVLPSSASQSYLPWMRPESATARFGRADPASANRYGSAPIDEATSWTRGRLLPAAEKKVPAQLNLLPAFTRRDATPTPSLAAAEVMTNSKRELIPAMSTGAPRHRSFLESSEAALPGEACRRSSGATPGEQVGASAVHMVSNQHQVARDEERGRTQLAFCEQTLPGDRVASVPVLSVPGSAPFPGSAAAGAERPQCSQAAAPGAGVGKGSNGGDVRESLTSRPHVPVVRAQHSLAATVQTEHGSTSKMIPAVHLVPAAASESGDASLQDPQKRKEEHVQGERPSFSAFLPQATRGLDESRQQSAAPQPQPLRSGDEDSSESKAGAEDTDSYSVEIPPLEASEQGDADDGPFSVPLDATVEEGSNVNEGFFGHLVMEDVSSDKLADPTPYAVDDARATRLPAFGARDDDIEEDASRFMSYNLARPTDGGASTPSQADRPTPESIPAGCSYYTYSYSYSDDDDEEAEEAGGTAQEGIPVKLRVNDGGKETQQPSAIHDSAAAGFPESTFHADVIPVAHAEWAPTSGEVAAQREDVGKAGAEKLKKSRQGVKGNARLSAAQQGAPSPKQQPPARVGRGGKPASEEPSIVARRHSSQPSDPAPQQVVKKGKGFLAKFFSKKGK; from the coding sequence ATGCCGTTTCGCTTTCGTCTTCGCGACCCACCTAGCGATgtcgccttcctctccctcgtcgACGGCGAGACTCTGTACAacgccgacggtgctgccACGCGGGATGTGAAGGAGGCGACAATTCGCCAGATGGGATGGCACCGCGTTGAGTTGCCGCAGGATTGGTTTCTCTCACGCCACGCACTCGACACCTCCAGACAGCTCGTCCAGGGGATGCAATGCACCATGCAGTACCTGAAGTACTGCTGCAAAAAcgaagagaggcgcgcgcaaaaggcgacggcgcagcttcggcgttgcgaggaggagctcatAGAGCTGCGCGAGTGTGTGGCAGTGTAtaagcagcagctgcgtgagctccgacaggagcggcagcgtgcgagGTCAACTCcatcgcgcgcgcctctGACCAGAGAGGGACAGGCGAGCCATTCACGGGGAGCTGTGGACACCGTGCTTCAGCTAGCCTGCAGTTTCTGCGGAAATGTGTACCCAAGTCGGCACGCAGTCGAATCGCACATACGAAAGCGGCACAAGCGGTTAGAAGGATGCGCTGTCATGGCAGCcggctccgctgctgtcTCTCTGAAGCAGTTCGAAGCCGCAACCCAAGCTCCCACTTCttcggcgcaggcgccgcctGGTGGCCTTTTCGTGGATCATGCGCCCACAGTGCTGCAGGAGACTGCTGACAAATGTGGCGATCGCGGCTTGCGAAAGGAGATCAGCGAACTGCGGCTGGCGGTGGCAAAACTCATGGAGCAGCAAGCAGCTCTGCAGCGTGGCATGCCACCGTCCTACGTGGCCGCGGCACCGAAGCAGTCAGCGGGGGAGGCAGTCACGGCaggagaggcggtggcaaGCAGCGGCCCCCTTTCCGGCCTGCAACAGCGCGGTAGTAGATTGGACGAAGAGGACATTCTGCTTCGTATTCACCGAGAGCTGttgcgcaccggcgcagaACTTCAGCAGTTGCAGAGCGCCGTCGGCAGGGAGAGTGAACAAGGTAGGCGGAGCGCTGCTGACGATCGCGGCTCCTGCAACTTGAGAAACGACCTGCCACGAAAGCAggcgcaacagcagcatcgTGATCCCTTGGCGGCGCCACGAAGCACGCGGGCTGCCCTCACGCTTGATCCGCAGAGCGTTCTGCACGGCCCTCCACGCACCGAAGGCAGTgacggcggagaggcggcacGGCGACGAGGGAGCGCAGGTGAAAGTCTTGTCGTTGTGTCCCCCATCACGCccccagcagcggcaagggcACGGACGCAGCACGCACTCGCCAATCGGGAGGACATAACTGCTGCACTCAAGCAGAAAGACGTGGAAGAGTTGCCGCTCATGGCGTCAGAAAGTCCGTGCGGCATCCTCAGCGGCCCGGGCGCCTCTCTAGAAACTAAGCCACCAGCCGGTGCCATGAGCACGATGTCGCCTTTCCCCTCGTCCGCACTGGGCCTTCCCTTTGGTGGGAACAgcgtcgtcgatgccgcTGGTGCAGCCCGCATCACGGGTGATTGCAGCCCCGACGGCCTCGGTGCTACAACCCGAgggggcgacggcgagcagaCGGCCTCGCGGGAGCCGGGAGCCACGCAACTGGTGCTGCCGAGTTCTGCCTCCCAGAGCTACTTACCCTGGATGAGGCCCgagtcggcgacggcgcgcttTGGCAGAGCAGATCCTGCGTCGGCGAATCGCTACGGCTCTGCACCGATTGACGAGGCGACGTCATGGACGAGGGGACGCCTCCTTCCAGCTgcggagaagaaggtgccggcgcagctcaaCCTGCTTCCGGCTTTTACAAGAAGAGACGCGACGCCAACGCCTAgcctcgcagcagctgaggTGATGACTAACTCGAAGAGGGAACTTATCCCCGCCATGTCAaccggtgcgccgcgccaccgtaGTTTCTTGGAGAGTAGCGAGGCCGCATTGCCGGGGGAGGCGTGCCGGCGGTCgagcggcgccacgccagGTGAGCAGGTTGGGGCAAGTGCGGTGCACATGGTGTCGAACCAGCACCAAGTGGCACGTGATGAGGAGCGGGGTCGTACCCAGTTAGCGTTTTGCGAGCAGACGCTGCCGGGGGACCGCGTCGCGTCAGTGCCGGTGCTGAGCGTTCCTGGCAGTGCACCTTTCCCtggcagtgcagcggcgggcgctGAGCGGCCGCAGTGCtcacaggcagcggcgcccggCGCCggggtggggaagggcaGCAACGGTGGCGATGTGAGGGAGAGTCTTACGAGCCGACCGCACGTCCCCGTCGTGCGAGCCCAGCATTCGTTGGCGGCTACCGTTCAGACCGAGCACGGTTCTACATCGAAAATGATCCCGGCTGTGCACctcgtgccggcggcggcgtccgaGTCGGGCGACGCATCGCTACAGGATCCGCaaaagcgaaaagaagagcaTGTGCAGGGTGAAAGGCCGTCCTTCTCTGCGTTCTTGCCACAGGCGACGCGAGGGCTGGATGAGAGCCGCCAGCAAAGCGCGGCTCCCCAGCCACAGCCGCTTCGCAGTGGCGACGAGGACAGTAGCGAAAGCAAGGCTGGCGCTGAGGATACCGACTCTTACTCGGTCGAGATACCGCCACTCGAGGCCTCGGAGcagggcgacgccgacgatggGCCCTTTAGCGTTCCCCTGGACGCCacagtggaggaggggagcaaTGTGAACGAGGGTTTCTTTGGCCACCTCGTCATGGAGGATGTGTCGAGCGATAAGCTCGCTGATCCCACCCCTTACGCGGTAGATGATGCACGCGCTACGCGGCTACCCGCCTTCGGCGCCAGAGATGATGACATCGAAGAGGATGCTTCCCGCTTCATGAGTTACAACCTCGCGAGACCGACGGACGGTGGCGCAAGCACGCCAAGTCAGGCAGACCGGCCCACTCCTGAGTCGATACCGGCCGGTTGCTCCTACTACACATATTCGTATTCGTACtcggacgacgacgacgaagaggctgaggaggcggggGGGACTGCTCAAGAAGGTATCCCCGTTAAGTTGCGCGTAAACGACGGCGGGAAAGAAACGCAGCAACCATCTGCCATCcacgacagcgctgccgcgggtTTTCCAGAGTCCACTTTTCACGCGGACGTGATCCCTGTGGCGCACGCTGAGTGGGCGCCGACATCTGGGGAAgtggctgcgcagcgcgaggaCGTCGGTAAGGCAGGCGCAGAAAAACTCAAGAAGTCACGGCAGGGCGTTAAAGGCAATGCGAGGCTGTCGGCCGCCCAGCAAGGTGCGCCGAGCCCGAAACAGCAACCACCTGCACGAGTAGGCCGCGGTGGGAAACCGGCCAGCGAGGAGCCTTCCAtcgtggcgcggcgccatTCTTCGCAGCCGTCGGACCCTGCACCGCAACAGGTGGTGAAAAAGGGGAAGGGCTTCTTGGCAAAGTTTTTTTCCAAAAAGGGCAAGTGA
- a CDS encoding zinc-finger protein, conserved, translating into MSARVITCGICFNVLDHPLTFDCQHSFCTGCVRRQLSENGSNGFQCPLCATSHTEVHLHNLAQYADHEAEVYVEILARGTSNPPKCQWCETTSAKVQCGECMCVYCEDCCIAVHRNSAKRDHAIGKLSESSRNFMTRCPLRGHEEYRAEFFCSQCRQVCCAYCLQVGPHRDHLHVTVAVAAAEARQQLSRDMESLLEVKHRLEQQAAEMNRVSLLYSDTYDAVENMVTERFEAFKQQLMQRELEVRRTLTNLRDSGDAALTASRRQYLDKLNSVNETLLQFHTIQNGGTDDEVLKRHSQFGKCLNTDLPAVTGSGFKVVSLGEMTLTSLDIGLDLQTIEHNHPTLSRLNRSGRLSAASNMSMNGGGSVSPFAGNTLSTPLRLTFPVDDDVEATVLAEGVRLRCVASGGGDTQIGVRSKEMFQTLLDQFPEDRGVVSWQVRLDSISDTFIGVVEKTSQSSQVPEGFYWKAACADVVDGRIGRYTPAVRRLPVCRNGDRIRFLYDGVQGTLRIVVNGSDDRGVVVADLHPRIAACFVFYPGESLTILF; encoded by the coding sequence ATGTCCGCGCGTGTCATCACATGTGGTATCTGCTTCAATGTGCTCGATCACCCGCTGACGTTCGACTGCCAGCACTCCTTCTGCACCGGCTGCGTCCGAAGACAACTTTCCGAGAATGGTAGCAACGGCTTCCAGTGCCCGCTATGCGCCACTTCCCACACCGAGGTACACTTGCACAATCTCGCGCAGTACGCTGACCACGAGGCTGAGGTGTATGTGGAAATACTGGCGCGCGGCACGTCCAATCCGCCGAAGTGCCAGTGGTGCGAGACGACGTCTGCCAAAGTGCAGTGTGGTgagtgcatgtgcgtgtacTGTGAGGACTGCTGCATTGCTGTGCACAGGAACAGCGCCAAGCGTGATCATGCCATTGGCAAGCTTAGCGAGTCGAGTCGAAACTTCATGACACGATGCCCGCTGCGTGGGCATGAGGAATACCGAGCCGAGTTTTTTTGCTCGCAGTGCCGGCAGGTGTGCTGCGCCTACTGCCTGCAGGTCGGGCCGCATCGCGACCACCTCCatgtgacggtggcggtggccgctgcagaggcgcggcagcagctgtcgCGTGACATGGAATCTCTCCTCGAGGTCAAGCACCGATTAGAGCAACAGGCGGCGGAGATGAATCGCGTCTCGTTGCTCTACTCTGACACGTACGATGCCGTCGAGAACATGGTGACGGAGCGCTTCGAGGCGTtcaagcagcagctcatgCAGCGCGAGTTGGAGGTGCGGCGCACCCTGACAAACCTTCGCGATAGCGGTGATGCCGCGCtgacggcgtcgcggcggcagtacCTCGACAAGCTGAACAGCGTCAACGAGACTCTCCTGCAGTTTCACACGATTCAGAACGGCGGCACAGACGACGAGGTGCTGAAGCGTCACTCGCAGTTTGGCAAGTGCCTCAACACGGATCTGCCCGCCGTGACGGGGAGCGGCTTCAAGGTGGTCAGCCTGGGCGAGATGACGTTGACCAGCCTCGACATTGGCTTAGATTTGCAAACAATAGAGCACAACCATCCCACTTTATCTAGACTGAACCGATCCGGCAGGCTTAGCGCGGCGAGCAACATGTCCATGAATGGCGGCGGCTCTGTCTCCCCCTTCGCCGGCAATACCTTATCGACACCCCTGCGACTCACCTTCCCCGTCGACGACGATGTCGAGGCGACCGTTCTGGCAGAAGGAGTGCGACTGCGGtgcgtcgccagcggcggtggcgataCGCAAATTGGCGTGCGCAGCAAAGAGATGTTCCAAACACTTCTTGACCAGTTCCCAGAGGACCGCGGTGTGGTGTCGTGGCAGGTGCGCCTCGACTCCATCTCGGACACCTTCATTGGCGTGGTGGAAAAGACGTCGCAGTCCTCACAGGTGCCGGAGGGGTTCTACTGGAAGGCGGCCTGCGCCGACGTGGTTGACGGTCGAATCGGCCGCTACACACCTgccgtgcgccgcctccccgtGTGCCGCAACGGCGATCGTATTCGTTTCTTGTACGATGGCGTGCAAGGCACCCTTCGAATCGTCGTGAACGGCAGTGACGATCGCGGCGTTGTGGTGGCCGACCTGCACCCCCGCATCGCTGCTTGCTTTGTCTTTTACCCCGGCGAGTCCCTTACCATCCTCTTCTAG
- a CDS encoding sphingosine phosphate lyase-like protein, putative, with protein MTTISQYLNERLKDKSPTQVIAITLSGAVAVRIAVDCFRDGRLTARSYQAVWRGIRTLAAPIIRKEVKKAVSGVKMPSKEGEFKALVLPEKSRSEAEVLQLVTQLHHDLDLSYEKGFFSGAVYHGGRSHTAFMNDVMAIFQWSNPLHSDIFGATRKMEAEIVSMVLHMYNGHLLPDAGGVVTSGGTESIMMALKTYRDWGRVTRGIEHPSVVAPITIHPAFDKGAEYFGIDLIKVPVLATTGRVDPKEMEKYIRYDTIAVAASAPNFPHGVVDPIEEIAEMAYKHNIGMHVDCCLGGFIMPFLEKTGRSAPVVDFRNRGVTSISCDTHKYGYAPKGTSTVMYRSKELRSFQFCCVSEWPGGMYCSPAVSGSKPGNVIAGTWAAMVRMGMEGYIDCCHKIVTTRETMTTELSKLPYIRIIGEPTASVFAFTSNVIDIFRLGDDLKLRGWVLNTLQFPSGLQFSVTLLQTPTAVTARFLSDVKEIGDTLFAESEKLIADGKKPVLGESSGTLYGTAQRVPDRTIIKDVLREFLNTYYQA; from the coding sequence ATGACCACCATCTCCCAGTACCTCAATGAGCGGCTGAAGGACAAAAGCCCGACGCAGGTTATTGCCATCAcgctcagcggcgccgtcgcggtgcGCATCGCGGTGGACTGCTTCCGCGATGGCCGCTTGACGGCGCGCAGCTACCAAGCGGTGTGGCGCGGCATCCGCACTCTAGCGGCCCCCATAATCCGCAAGGAGGTCAAGAAAGCGGTAAGTGGGGTGAAGATGCCGTCGAAGGAAGGCGAGTTCAAAGCCCTCGTTCTGCCGGAAAAGTCCCGCTCTGAGGCGGAGGTGTTGCAGCTGGTCACCCAGCTTCACCACGACCTTGACCTCAGCTACGAAAAAGGTTTCTTCAGTGGAGCCGTCTACCACGGTGGCCGATCGCACACCGCCTTCATGAACGACGTTATGGCCATCTTCCAGTGGAGCAACCCGCTGCACAGCGACATCTTCGGCGCGACGCGCAAGATGGAGGCGGAGATTGTGTCCATGGTGCTGCACATGTACAATGGCCATTTACTTCCGGACGCCGGAGGCGTCGTGACGTCCGGAGGGACGGAGAGCATCATGATGGCCCTTAAGACGTACCGCGACTGGGGACGCGTGACACGCGGGATCGAACACccgtcggtggtggcgcccATCACCATTCACCCCGCGTTCGACAAGGGGGCAGAGTACTTTGGCATTGATCTCATCaaggtgccggtgctggcgacAACCGGCCGCGTGGATCCaaaggagatggagaagTACATCCGGTACGACACgatcgccgtcgcggcgtcggcgccaaaCTTTCCGCATGGCGTCGTCGACCCCATCGAGGAGATTGCGGAGATGGCCTACAAGCACAACATCGGCATGCACGTCGACTGCTGCCTGGGCGGCTTCATCATGCCCTTCCTCGAGAAGACTGGCCGTTCGGCGCCGGTCGTGGACTTCCGCAATCGCGGTGTCACGTCGATCTCGTGTGACACGCACAAGTACGGCTACGCACCTAAAGGGACGTCGACGGTCATGTACCGCtcgaaggagctgcgcagctTCCAGTTCTGCTGTGTTTCGGAGTGGCCAGGCGGCATGTACTGCTCGCCTGCTGTGAGTGGGTCAAAGCCAGGCAACGTGATTGCCGGCACGtgggcggcgatggtgcgtATGGGTATGGAGGGCTACATCGATTGCTGCCACAAAATCGTCACAACACGCgagacgatgacgacggaGTTGAGCAAGCTGCCCTACATACGCATCATTGGTGAGCCGACCGCGAGCGTCTTCGCCTTTACGAGCAATGTGATCGACATATTCCGTCTCGGTGACGATCTCAAGTTACGCGGCTGGGTACTGAACACCCTCCAGTTCCCATCCGGCTTGCAGTTTAgtgtgacgctgctgcagacgccAACGGCAGTCACGGCGCGCTTCCTGAGCGACGTGAAGGAGATAGGGGACACCCTCTTTGCCGAGAGCGAGAAGCTTATCGCCGATGGAAAGAAGCCCGTACTCGGGGAGTCGAGCGGCACGCTCTACGGCACGGCACAGCGCGTTCCTGATCGCACGATCATCAAGGATGTGCTTCGCGAGTTCCTGAACACTTACTACCAAGCTTGA